The proteins below are encoded in one region of Phaseolus vulgaris cultivar G19833 chromosome 1, P. vulgaris v2.0, whole genome shotgun sequence:
- the LOC137815921 gene encoding sigma factor binding protein 2, chloroplastic, translated as MDTAMRTTCVQQRAPTKKTKPKKKNIPHPVKVVYISNPMKIKTSASEFRALVQELTGQDAQSPPNPTRFHALDSSDDSSSDKVISVDDHVIPIPMDPDISVQQQQQHLQPSSSFEAPDDDDVFTPQMIENISALLPASLFYESPHLNYW; from the coding sequence ATGGACACCGCCATGCGCACCACCTGCGTGCAACAACGCGCCCCCACAAAGAAAACCAAACCCAAGAAGAAAAACATCCCACACCCTGTCAAAGTAGTGTACATATCCAACCCCATGAAAATCAAAACCAGCGCCTCCGAGTTTCGTGCCCTGGTGCAAGAACTGACCGGCCAAGATGCCCAGTCGCCTCCAAACCCCACACGCTTCCACGCGCTCGATTCCTCCGATGATTCCTCTTCTGACAAGGTTATCAGTGTTGACGACCATGTTATCCCCATACCTATGGATCCCGACATTTCCGTACAACAGCAGCAACAACACCTTCAACCCTCTTCTTCCTTTGAGGCTCCGGACGACGACGACGTTTTCACGCCCCAGATGATAGAGAACATTTCCGCCCTGCTTCCTGCAAGTCTATTCTATGAATCTCCCCATCTTAACTACTGGTGA